In a genomic window of Streptomyces pristinaespiralis:
- a CDS encoding NUDIX hydrolase, with amino-acid sequence MSPYDPSAFPPFAVTVDLVVLTVRRHALCALVVRRGEPPFQGRWALPGGFVRGDEDLAAAAARELAEETGLCAHDPASPGSANGAHLEQLATYGDPKRDPRMRVVSVAHLVLAPDLPAPRAGGDANSARWAPVEELLDREAAFAREEEQQAPLAFDHALILADGVERARSKIEYSSLATAFCPPEFTVGELRRVYEAVWGVALDPRNFHRKVTGTPGFLVPAGGTTTRQGGRPAQLFRAGGATILNPPMLRPEV; translated from the coding sequence ATGTCGCCCTACGACCCGTCGGCCTTCCCGCCCTTTGCCGTCACTGTCGACCTGGTCGTGCTCACCGTGCGTCGGCATGCGCTCTGCGCCCTCGTCGTACGCCGCGGCGAGCCGCCGTTCCAGGGGCGGTGGGCGCTGCCCGGAGGCTTCGTCCGGGGCGACGAGGACCTGGCGGCCGCGGCCGCGCGCGAACTGGCCGAGGAGACGGGACTGTGCGCGCACGACCCGGCGTCCCCGGGATCGGCCAATGGCGCCCACCTGGAACAGCTCGCCACATACGGCGACCCCAAGCGTGATCCGCGTATGCGGGTGGTGAGCGTCGCGCATCTCGTGCTCGCCCCGGACCTGCCGGCGCCCCGTGCCGGTGGTGACGCGAACAGCGCCCGTTGGGCGCCGGTCGAGGAGCTCCTCGACAGGGAGGCTGCTTTCGCACGCGAGGAAGAACAGCAGGCGCCGCTCGCCTTCGACCACGCGCTGATCCTGGCGGACGGCGTGGAGCGGGCCCGTTCCAAGATCGAGTACTCCTCCCTGGCCACGGCGTTCTGCCCTCCGGAGTTCACCGTCGGGGAGCTGCGGAGGGTGTACGAGGCGGTGTGGGGCGTAGCCCTCGACCCCCGCAACTTCCACCGCAAGGTGACCGGTACGCCGGGCTTCCTGGTCCCGGCCGGCGGCACGACCACCCGGCAGGGCGGGCGCCCCGCCCAGCTTTTCCGGGCCGGTGGCGCCACGATTCTGAACCCGCCGATGCTGCGGCCCGAGGTCTGA